A genomic window from Fibrobacterota bacterium includes:
- a CDS encoding ABC-F family ATP-binding cassette domain-containing protein, whose product MRNIHCSMEHLSFSWPGGLEILVDLHGLFLLEGVVALCGANGCGKSTLLALMAGQLRPTSGTISIRGGVAQLASQRLEGAFASPGELQRQRIGSLFRDDDSLLLLDEPTNHLDVDGLGELEKRLRRRRSPTVVVSHDRDFLDRIATRTWWLEDGAIVETGGGFSEAWKAREARIFGRIAAREAHDEKLGALKSSLQAARESARSADRHRTAGRRMKDANDRDATSMAADFKFRSAQTRIGQDMTRLGRALERLESQSVIEVKRDALRDFRFDWDADGASRRISLAAGFLATPDGSRILHGGLVLDGRSRVRLEGPNGSGKTTVMAAMAAPHRPGVAYLPQEPTQSEDMALLEGLRRGESENLGRILTLSAVLGASGDALRSTTSPSPGEARKLRLACMLASSSWLLLLDEPTNHLDAASIQRLQVALERWPGGILLATHDKRLARSVTTAVWRSEAGRIVQV is encoded by the coding sequence ATGCGAAACATCCATTGCTCCATGGAGCACCTGTCCTTTTCCTGGCCAGGTGGCCTGGAGATTTTGGTGGACCTCCACGGTTTGTTTTTGCTGGAGGGGGTCGTCGCCTTGTGCGGTGCCAATGGGTGCGGGAAAAGCACCTTGCTGGCTCTGATGGCCGGACAGCTGCGGCCGACTTCCGGGACAATTTCGATCCGTGGCGGCGTAGCCCAATTGGCGAGCCAACGATTGGAGGGGGCGTTCGCTTCGCCAGGGGAGTTGCAGCGACAGCGAATCGGCTCACTCTTTCGGGACGACGATTCGTTGCTGCTTTTGGACGAGCCGACCAATCACCTCGATGTCGATGGGTTGGGTGAACTGGAAAAGAGGTTGCGCAGAAGGCGATCACCCACCGTGGTGGTCAGCCACGACAGGGATTTTCTGGATCGGATCGCCACCAGGACATGGTGGCTGGAAGACGGAGCCATTGTCGAAACGGGTGGTGGATTCAGCGAAGCTTGGAAGGCCCGGGAGGCGAGGATTTTTGGACGCATCGCCGCCAGGGAGGCGCACGACGAAAAGTTGGGTGCTCTCAAGTCGAGCCTCCAAGCCGCACGGGAATCGGCTCGGTCGGCGGATCGCCATCGCACCGCTGGCAGGAGGATGAAGGATGCCAACGACCGGGACGCGACGTCCATGGCCGCCGACTTCAAGTTCCGCTCCGCCCAGACGCGTATCGGGCAGGACATGACCAGGTTGGGTCGCGCACTGGAGCGTTTGGAGTCACAATCTGTCATCGAGGTCAAAAGGGATGCGCTGCGGGATTTCCGGTTCGACTGGGACGCGGATGGTGCTTCGCGGCGGATTTCCCTGGCGGCGGGATTTCTCGCGACGCCGGATGGGAGCCGGATCTTGCACGGAGGCCTCGTGCTGGATGGTCGCTCGAGGGTGCGGCTGGAAGGTCCGAACGGCTCGGGGAAGACCACCGTGATGGCCGCCATGGCCGCCCCGCACCGCCCCGGGGTGGCCTATCTTCCGCAGGAGCCAACGCAGAGTGAGGACATGGCGCTTCTCGAGGGATTGCGCAGGGGCGAATCCGAAAACCTTGGACGGATTCTGACTCTATCGGCCGTGCTGGGCGCCTCCGGCGATGCGCTTCGCTCTACGACCTCGCCATCCCCCGGGGAGGCGCGCAAACTTCGATTGGCGTGCATGCTCGCCAGCTCGTCGTGGTTGTTGCTTTTGGACGAGCCGACCAACCATTTGGATGCGGCGAGCATCCAGCGACTGCAGGTTGCGCTGGAGCGTTGGCCAGGAGGCATCTTGCTGGCCACCCACGACAAGCGTTTGGCGAGGTCGGTCACCACGGCCGTCTGGAGGTCGGAAGCGGGGAGGATCGTACAGGTTTGA